Proteins from a genomic interval of Flavobacteriales bacterium TMED191:
- a CDS encoding FAD-binding protein encodes MNYTRINKTHIKYFKQILNDNNVYFGEECKHYASDHTENLVFVPELVLSPSSTTEVAKILKYCNKHSIPVTPSAALTGLSGGALPIFGGISLSMIKMNKLISIDEANFQAIVQPGLINEEFQSILKKKNLFYPPDPASKGSCTLGGNFALNAGGPKAVKYGVTSNYVLNLEIVLPNGDIFWTGANTLKNATGYNLTQLIVGSEGTLGVVTQAVVKILPLPNHRLLILIPFEINLEACKAVSDIMYNNILPSSLEFMEKDAVVFVQDQNYANIPFSIDDKTDSFLLIELDGSSKKKLFEEAEKIYDFTRKYSCGEVIVADNDIEQERIWKVRRSIGLAVKAFSVYKEEDTVVPRANLVKLLEGVKIIGNKYNFKSICYGHAGDGNLHVNILKDGLTNHQWDVVLNKAIREIFHLCVKLGGTISGEHGVGFVQKKYMDIPFTASNLALQKKIKKIFDPNNILNPGKIFDI; translated from the coding sequence GTGAATTATACTCGAATTAATAAAACCCATATTAAATATTTTAAACAAATTTTAAATGATAATAATGTTTATTTTGGTGAGGAATGTAAGCATTATGCAAGTGATCACACTGAAAATTTAGTTTTTGTCCCTGAATTAGTTTTAAGTCCAAGTTCTACTACAGAAGTTGCAAAAATATTAAAGTATTGTAATAAACATAGCATACCCGTGACTCCCTCAGCAGCTTTAACAGGACTAAGTGGCGGTGCTTTACCAATATTTGGTGGTATTAGTTTGTCGATGATCAAGATGAATAAACTCATCTCCATTGATGAAGCTAATTTTCAAGCTATTGTTCAACCAGGTTTAATAAATGAAGAGTTTCAAAGTATTTTAAAAAAGAAAAATTTATTTTACCCTCCCGATCCTGCAAGTAAGGGGTCATGTACTTTAGGTGGCAACTTTGCATTAAATGCGGGTGGCCCTAAAGCTGTTAAATACGGTGTTACAAGTAATTATGTTTTAAATCTTGAAATTGTTTTACCAAATGGCGATATTTTTTGGACAGGAGCCAATACTCTTAAAAATGCAACAGGTTATAACTTGACACAATTAATTGTTGGTAGTGAAGGTACATTGGGGGTAGTTACTCAAGCTGTTGTTAAAATTTTACCTTTACCTAATCATCGATTATTAATTTTGATTCCATTTGAAATAAATCTAGAGGCATGTAAAGCAGTTTCGGATATAATGTATAATAATATTTTGCCCTCTAGTTTAGAGTTTATGGAGAAAGATGCAGTTGTTTTTGTCCAAGATCAAAATTATGCTAATATTCCGTTCTCAATAGATGATAAAACAGATTCTTTTTTATTAATTGAGTTAGATGGTAGTAGCAAGAAAAAATTGTTTGAAGAGGCAGAAAAAATATATGATTTTACCCGAAAATATTCTTGCGGTGAGGTTATTGTAGCTGACAATGACATTGAACAAGAACGCATATGGAAGGTTAGAAGATCAATTGGACTTGCAGTAAAAGCATTTTCAGTTTATAAAGAAGAAGATACAGTTGTTCCTAGAGCAAATCTAGTAAAGCTTTTAGAGGGTGTAAAAATAATTGGAAATAAATACAATTTCAAATCAATATGTTATGGTCATGCCGGAGATGGTAATTTACATGTGAATATTCTAAAAGATGGATTGACAAATCATCAATGGGATGTTGTTTTAAATAAAGCAATAAGAGAAATATTTCATTTGTGTGTTAAATTAGGAGGTACTATTTCAGGCGAACATGGAGTCGGTTTTGTGCAAAAAAAATACATGGATATCCCTTTTACGGCTTCTAATT
- a CDS encoding S9 family peptidase, which yields MKLRLTFTLFLTTFLLIFSQKSITNEDIFLNRKFNQDWVFGLNSMNDGLHYTTLKNGDTTSIEKFSYENLEKVQTILKSSDIQDLNFSNYKFNKNEKLILLETESEKIYRYSKKSIFYVYNTESKELIKIFNNKISLADFSPNSKFISYVYRNNIYTYNLENGKTEKITHKGLPNKIICGATDWVYEEEFALVKGYQWSPNSQYIAYYIFDESKVEEFSMDVFKGGLYPSQERFKYPKAGQKNSKVQINIFNIITKENITAKVNTKKENYLPRMKWTNLTNQLFIQRLNRHQNHLELLSVNPSDGNAKFIYEEKDKYYVDIHDNLIFYKDDSGFLWTSEKNGYNHIYLFQMNGKERRQITKGKWEVTNFYGYDDANKILYYQSNEESPLEKDIYRINIWGKSKKKLSGEKGTNNASFSKNYSFFINTHSSANSPNTINLFNKDGKKLNTIKDSSKLRETLNDYNLTTKDFFTFKTSKGINLNGWMMKPPNFNENKKYPVLMYVYGGPGSQTVTNSWGGHYMWYQMLCQQGYIVVSIDNRGTGGRGAEFKKCTYKELGKLETIDQIEGAKYLAKLKYVDEQKIGIWGWSYGGYMSSLCLLKGHEYFNTAIAVAPVTNWRFYDTIYTERYMQSPVENADGYDLNSPINHVDSLSGNYFLIHGSADDNVHVQNTYEMVDALVKANKQFELFIYPDKNHGIYGGNTRLHLFTQITDFITKNL from the coding sequence ATGAAACTTCGATTAACTTTTACATTATTTTTAACTACATTTTTATTGATTTTTTCACAAAAATCAATAACAAATGAAGATATATTCCTAAATAGGAAATTTAATCAAGATTGGGTTTTTGGTTTAAATTCAATGAATGATGGTCTACATTATACAACTTTAAAAAATGGTGACACAACTTCAATTGAAAAATTTAGTTATGAAAACTTAGAAAAAGTGCAAACTATTCTTAAATCTAGTGATATTCAAGATTTGAATTTTAGCAATTATAAGTTTAATAAAAATGAAAAATTAATTTTACTAGAAACTGAAAGCGAAAAAATCTACAGATACTCTAAAAAAAGTATTTTTTATGTTTATAATACCGAAAGTAAAGAGTTAATAAAAATATTTAATAACAAAATCAGTTTAGCTGATTTTTCTCCTAACTCAAAATTTATTTCCTATGTGTATCGCAATAATATATACACTTATAATTTGGAAAATGGCAAAACTGAAAAAATTACTCACAAAGGACTTCCTAATAAAATTATATGTGGTGCAACTGATTGGGTATATGAAGAAGAATTTGCTCTAGTAAAAGGATATCAATGGTCACCAAATAGCCAATATATTGCATATTATATATTTGATGAATCCAAAGTTGAAGAATTCTCAATGGATGTTTTCAAGGGGGGTCTTTATCCTTCTCAAGAACGTTTCAAATACCCTAAAGCAGGACAAAAAAATTCTAAGGTACAAATCAACATTTTCAATATAATTACAAAAGAAAATATTACTGCAAAAGTTAATACTAAAAAAGAAAACTACTTACCACGAATGAAGTGGACAAACCTAACAAATCAACTATTTATTCAGAGATTAAATCGTCATCAGAATCATTTGGAATTACTTAGTGTAAATCCATCAGATGGAAATGCAAAATTTATTTATGAAGAAAAAGATAAATACTATGTTGATATACATGACAACTTGATCTTTTATAAAGATGATTCCGGTTTTTTGTGGACAAGTGAAAAGAATGGATACAATCACATTTATCTTTTTCAAATGAATGGAAAAGAAAGACGTCAAATCACGAAAGGAAAATGGGAAGTAACAAATTTTTATGGTTATGATGATGCAAATAAAATTTTATATTATCAATCAAACGAAGAGTCTCCACTGGAAAAGGATATTTACAGAATAAATATTTGGGGCAAAAGCAAAAAAAAGTTATCAGGTGAGAAAGGAACTAATAACGCATCGTTTAGCAAAAATTATTCATTTTTTATTAATACCCATTCAAGTGCTAACTCACCAAATACAATTAATCTATTTAATAAGGATGGGAAAAAATTGAATACAATAAAAGACTCATCCAAACTTCGTGAAACATTAAATGATTATAACTTAACAACAAAAGATTTCTTTACATTCAAAACAAGCAAAGGAATAAATTTAAATGGGTGGATGATGAAGCCTCCTAACTTTAATGAAAATAAAAAATACCCTGTATTAATGTATGTATATGGTGGACCTGGATCGCAAACTGTCACTAACTCTTGGGGAGGTCACTATATGTGGTATCAAATGCTTTGTCAGCAAGGTTACATAGTTGTATCTATTGACAACCGCGGAACTGGGGGCAGAGGTGCTGAATTTAAAAAATGTACATACAAAGAACTTGGTAAATTAGAAACTATTGATCAAATCGAAGGCGCTAAGTATTTAGCAAAACTAAAATATGTAGATGAACAAAAAATAGGCATTTGGGGGTGGAGCTATGGTGGCTACATGTCTTCATTGTGTCTATTAAAAGGTCACGAATATTTTAACACAGCTATTGCCGTGGCACCTGTCACAAACTGGAGATTTTATGACACAATTTATACAGAAAGATACATGCAGTCACCTGTGGAAAATGCTGACGGATATGACCTTAATTCACCTATTAACCATGTGGATTCATTATCCGGAAATTACTTTTTAATACATGGATCTGCCGATGACAATGTACATGTACAGAATACCTACGAAATGGTCGATGCTCTTGTAAAAGCAAATAAACAATTTGAACTATTTATTTATCCAGATAAAAATCATGGAATATATGGAGGAAATACTAGATTGCATTTATTCACGCAGATTACCGATTTTATAACTAAAAATCTGTAA
- a CDS encoding MFS transporter gives MGQLIFWTALTVIAVLVAKWFINHDGHPKALFYLFFAEMWERFSFYGMRALLVLYIIKDYMESVENNEEIAYGIYAAYGALVYATPLLGGFIADRFIGYRKAIMLGGVLMAIGHFFMAFPGDFFFYGALGLLIAGNGFFKPNISSLVGALYKEGDIKRDSGFTIFYMGINLGAAAAPFICGYIGEMWGWHYGFSLAGLGMLAGVIVFWDGLKKGVFGDKGLQPQEYADKKFFNLNIDKLVWVFGFLIVPIFAYFIVLEAGGSNFLGMIINILLIISVGYAGLLMYQNYQSGKSDVANKIGSILILAVLCAIFWACFEQAGSSLTVWADKCVNLGMFTASQTNGINPAIIILAAFPFALLWQKLDLWGRNPNTPKKFALGLAFLGLGFLAFAYSIHFISDAGKLPFGTLIIGWLLITTGELCLSPIGLSKVTQLSPKKATAFFMGLWFLSSTVAHYIAGMLAKLTISGETTSSEGLLGKLNKILFSGVDPNGVGVAEAMVYNDLFAKIGFVTIGIAVITLLISPLIKKLMGDVH, from the coding sequence ATGGGACAATTAATTTTTTGGACAGCACTAACAGTAATTGCAGTTTTAGTAGCTAAATGGTTTATAAATCATGATGGACACCCTAAAGCTCTCTTTTACCTATTCTTTGCTGAAATGTGGGAACGATTTAGTTTTTATGGTATGAGAGCCTTGTTAGTGCTTTACATCATTAAAGACTATATGGAGAGTGTAGAAAATAATGAAGAAATTGCATATGGTATATATGCAGCATATGGTGCTCTAGTATATGCCACACCTCTACTAGGTGGATTTATTGCAGATAGATTTATAGGCTATAGAAAAGCAATTATGCTAGGTGGAGTTTTAATGGCAATAGGACACTTCTTTATGGCATTTCCAGGAGATTTCTTTTTTTATGGAGCTTTAGGACTATTGATTGCTGGAAATGGATTCTTTAAACCAAATATCTCTTCTCTTGTTGGTGCGCTTTATAAAGAAGGTGACATTAAACGTGACTCAGGATTCACGATTTTTTACATGGGTATTAACTTAGGTGCTGCTGCTGCTCCATTTATATGTGGGTATATTGGTGAAATGTGGGGATGGCATTATGGTTTCAGTCTTGCCGGACTAGGAATGTTAGCAGGTGTGATTGTGTTCTGGGATGGTCTAAAAAAAGGAGTTTTTGGTGACAAAGGCCTACAACCTCAAGAATATGCAGATAAAAAGTTTTTCAATCTTAACATAGATAAGCTTGTATGGGTATTCGGTTTCTTAATTGTACCAATTTTCGCATATTTCATTGTACTTGAAGCAGGTGGAAGTAATTTCTTAGGAATGATTATAAACATATTATTAATTATTTCGGTTGGATATGCTGGTTTATTAATGTATCAAAATTATCAATCTGGCAAATCAGATGTTGCTAATAAAATAGGCTCTATTCTGATCTTAGCTGTTTTATGTGCTATATTCTGGGCTTGTTTTGAGCAAGCTGGAAGCTCTCTAACTGTATGGGCAGATAAGTGTGTTAACTTAGGAATGTTCACTGCGTCACAAACAAATGGTATAAACCCCGCAATTATTATTCTAGCGGCTTTCCCTTTTGCATTATTATGGCAAAAATTAGATTTATGGGGAAGAAACCCAAATACTCCCAAAAAATTTGCTCTGGGATTAGCTTTTCTAGGATTGGGATTTCTTGCATTTGCATATAGTATTCATTTTATTAGTGATGCTGGAAAATTACCATTTGGAACATTAATTATTGGTTGGTTATTGATAACGACTGGTGAATTGTGCTTATCGCCAATTGGATTATCTAAAGTAACTCAATTGAGTCCTAAAAAAGCTACTGCCTTTTTTATGGGTTTATGGTTTTTATCATCGACTGTTGCTCACTACATAGCAGGTATGTTAGCCAAACTAACAATCAGTGGTGAAACAACTAGTTCTGAAGGCTTGTTAGGGAAATTAAATAAAATTCTATTTTCAGGTGTTGATCCAAATGGAGTTGGTGTTGCTGAAGCAATGGTGTACAATGATTTATTTGCCAAAATTGGATTTGTAACAATAGGTATAGCGGTGATTACCCTTTTAATTTCACCTTTAATTAAAAAATTAATGGGAGATGTACATTAA
- a CDS encoding thioredoxin family protein encodes MYIKRIFVFSICGFLFFGCSNSDQKSNKIIAQNKVVTNKTQTVQSNSNIEEKSDWLINYDEVYNKSIKENKPILANFTGSDWCGWCKKLKKAVFDTETFKKWASENVVLFELDYPRRTQQDPIIKRQNAELQQTFRGLVRGYPTVLIFDIERELQEDGSKSQDKIKIHGQRMGYMPDPNSFINTAEANLKNRE; translated from the coding sequence ATGTACATTAAAAGAATATTTGTTTTTTCTATTTGCGGTTTTTTATTTTTTGGCTGTAGTAATTCAGATCAAAAGTCTAATAAAATCATAGCACAAAATAAAGTTGTTACTAATAAAACTCAAACCGTTCAATCTAATTCTAATATAGAAGAGAAATCTGACTGGTTAATTAACTATGATGAAGTATATAATAAATCTATAAAAGAGAATAAACCAATTCTGGCAAACTTTACAGGAAGTGACTGGTGTGGATGGTGTAAAAAATTGAAAAAAGCTGTCTTTGATACTGAAACATTTAAAAAGTGGGCAAGTGAAAATGTAGTATTGTTTGAGCTCGATTATCCTAGAAGGACTCAACAAGATCCTATTATAAAAAGACAAAATGCTGAATTGCAACAAACTTTTCGTGGTTTAGTTAGAGGTTATCCTACAGTACTTATCTTTGACATTGAAAGAGAATTACAAGAAGATGGTAGTAAGTCTCAAGACAAAATTAAAATTCATGGACAACGTATGGGATATATGCCTGACCCAAATTCTTTTATAAATACAGCTGAAGCAAATTTAAAAAATAGAGAATAA